In Brassica napus cultivar Da-Ae chromosome C2, Da-Ae, whole genome shotgun sequence, the sequence GACCTAATTACAGGGAGAGAAAGGCTTCGGAGGATTAGATCGAGAGTCGATGggacaaaaaaaaaggcaaaagcGACGATCAGACGGAACCGAGAAAAAACCCGGTGAAGAGCCGGCGAAGAGATATAATAGGAACACCTCTTCTTGGAGACAAAAACCGGCGAAGATAACGTTGAGATCGAGAgaacaactctctctctctaaaaagaGAGAAGCCGACTTCAGTTTTGTGGGGTTGGCCGTTGGTCATTTTAAActatgataatattttgatatcaTCCTTtcgtaatatgatatatttaaatTCACTTCTTTTCAAACAATCGAAAACCTTGTTCACGCAAATACTTGGATCGGAGCAAGCGAGAATAAGAAAAATGTATGGACCGCAGTAAACGTGAAACTTGGTCCAGATGAATCCCAGGTGAGAACATGTGGCTTTAGTATTCTTGAGAATATGATTCCTCCACGTAGGATATAATAGAATCTTCCTCTCGCCACCTCACCAACTAAAAATATCTGTTTAGTATATAACGACTCAAACATCGACACGTAAGGTTGGCGCCATAGGGCCCTGTCCCCGTTACGTTGTTTTAGGACCAAGTAAATGTgaaaaacaattaatatcaaCTCTTTAAGTCCTAAAATTTAAGCACCCGAGGATAATGCTCAGCCGCAGAacctatataatttttaaaaaaatatatacaacttATACAATAATTATCCACAAATTATCCACCGTAAGTTTTTCAAGTTTGAACTATTCCTTAAGatatggaaaagaaaaaatatattgtaaaaaatCGAAACCTTCATTTGTATCTTAAAAGACGAAAATACCCTCAAAAGAATTTTGAATCACAGGAAACTCGCCACGAAACTCTCAAAATGCCAATGGTACTTTCCATTCTCGATCTTGTTCCCTTGTTTCTGTCCGCAGAATAAACGAGAGGAGAGAGAAGGAAGTAAGAGATAAAGACAGGATCAaatcaaacacacacaaaagaagcaaagaaaactattttgatatagagagagagagagaggagatggagaagatgaagtgtgAGCTATGTGAGGGTGTGGCGAGAATGTTCTGTGAGTCAGACCAGGCGAGTTTATGCTGGGACTGCGACGGTAACGTTCACGGAGCTAACTTTCTGGTGGCTAAACACGCGCGCTGTCTTCTTTGTAGCGCGTGCCAATCTCCTACGCCTTGGAAAGCTTCTGGCCTTCGGCTCTGTCCAACGGTTTCTATATGCGAGTCTTGCCTTGCTCGTAAGAATAACTCCGGCGCCGGCAGCAATAGTTATGGAGAAGACGACGGCGCAGAATCTtatgatgaggatgaggaagatgaagaaagtgatgatgaggaagaagaagaagcggagAATCAGGTGGTGCCATGTGATGCGGCTGCGGCGGTGCAAGAATCTCCGGTGATGAGTTCATCGTCTTCCGTTAGCAGCGGAGATGAACGTTTCAGTTTGGTAGCGAAAAGGACGCGACAAGATTCAGAACTTAACTCCTCCGATGTAtgaatctctttctctcttgtctttttcagtttgAGGAGTGGTCGAGAAATATGAAaccattgattaattttttttttttttcaaatgcaGGAGGAATCAAACGACGAGTCACGACCTTTGAAACGGCTGACGAGAGATGCAACCTCGCCAAGATCAACAGCTATGATGAAATCAACCTTAAAAATCAAACGACTGTGATACACCACCAACAAATGTAGAAATGTCAGCCGTTGATTTCTCTGCTTATTCAGATTAGATTAATCATCACTGTTCATTGCTAACAGTTCATCTTTTAGTGAATTGAGTTTAGCTCCTTTAATGGCTTAGTTTGTTTACATTTCTTTCTCTAAAACCACATGTTTTCGTTGAACCCTTTTTGCTTAGTACGTTTTCGTTTTTTGGTTGTATTATTCATCTATCTATAGTTATgttgattttatttgtttaagcTATTAGTatgttatttgtttaattttgaaaagTTCTTGGTTAGAGTAAAACAGGAGATGTTTAATCCTTTTGTTTAAGCTAGGTTATAACCATTATAAGGATCATCAATCAAAACCAAATCTTAAaacatgttatatatttttcgaTCAAATAAGCCGTATGTGTTATGTTGATTGGTGACAAATGAAGAGTACATAGCGTATGAATGTCGTCAGTCTGCAACCACAAAATAAAAGTTGTGGAGGCACAAGAAGATATTAATTTCATTGGGTCCTCTTTAATGCTTTTTTATTCGTCAGAGCGTTGAGTCTAATTATGTATCTTTACTCTGTAAACTATCTTTGAGGCTGGAAAAAATTGATGCTCTCACGAGATATTTTCTGTGGTCCCTATTTTCTTTCATAAATTAACGAACGATTTAACAATTAAAAGAAATTGTTTAACAATTAAGAAacgattttaagaaaaaatgtatGGTCAGTTAGACAATTGGACGGCGAGGGTGGTCTACCAAGTTATTTTATGCATTTTagagaaattatttaaaaatatatggttCTCCTTTCCAAGACCGATCATTTAAGCCAGCTTCAAAACAgtgcatagtttttttttcatttcttttcaagATTAATACTTAGTGTTATAcgaaaaaattaattgacatgGTCATATCTTCTTCATTATAACAAATTAACAATACTGTGATATGGTAGTTTTAATACTGCGTTTTGATGCCATCAGCACCACACTTGCAAAAGAAACTAGACCTAAGAAGTAAGAACCAAACAAGTTTTACAAATTACCCACATTTAATTTATCTGCTTCTTTCATTTTGTTTTCCATTTCGTACTTTTTAACATTAAACATTCAGCCTTTTGAGATTTGTCTAAAAGCCAAGATGCCAACCAAAAACCATAAATCTATCAattctttatttgatttttaacaATAACTAAAGACAAATCTAACATAAACAGACTTGACATTCACACTCTCAAACAACATGGCAAACCTTAACTACCACACTTTATTGATAttcataatctttttttttttcctaagaaATAGGTTTCAATAATCTTACAAACCCCATGTTTAATGAAGAAACCATTAGATGGAGAAGACAAGAGACTCCAAATAACCCTGAGATCACTAAAGATAGACTCAAGTTTCAATATTAAGTATGTAGTttggttttcatttattttcaagATTAAGATTGGAGTTAgtgttaataaataaatagacaTGGTTATATGTTCTTCATTATAACAATACTGTGATATGGAACTGTCGTCAGGCGTTTTGATGCCATCAGCTCCACACTTGCAAAAGAAACTAACCTAAGAATAGTGTCGGTCCACTACTTTTAAAGTAGATGCTCTGATCAAAATTTAAACagcatatttattaattatttttttcctaatattacatatatatatatatataaaataaaaaatataaattttacacaATTTTTGATAAACTAATTCAACtctattaataattattaaaaataattttatgaagttAATTGTATAGcaatattgttaatattttcgCTAACATTTTGATATAACCGTTCACAATTTACTAAAATCAacttttaatacaaaattgcacattttttttaaaaaaaaattacttatattttttatatttttacttatattttatataagttttacttGTAGTcttacataattttattaaagtttatatgtaaacataatttatgtttatttgataataataataatattcatAAACACATTAgtattgtttataaaattttattaataaatacattatgtcctttttattatatgctctAAGAGATTGTTTGGGTACCTTGTCCTAAGAACCAAACAAGTTTTACAAATCACCATTTAATTTATCTGcttgtttcattttgttttccaTTTCGTACTTCTCAACATCAAACATTCAGCCTTTGAGATTTGTCTAAAAGCCAAGATGCCAAACCAAACCATAAATCTATGAGttcttttatttgattttaacaATAACTAAAGACAAATATAATCTAAACAGACTTGACACTCAAACTCTCAGACAACAAGGAAAACCTAAACTACCACACTTTATTGAAGTTCAGAATCTTTttctttcataaaaaaaaacaaaataggtTTCAGTAATCATACAAACTCCATGTTTAATGAAGAAACTCCAAATCACCCTGAGATCGCTAAAGATAGAACACACAAACACTCCTCCCCGCTCCACGCGCTAAAACTCTAACTTCATTTGTGTACCTTTTCATTTCcaaaacaaacagaaaaaaagaataatcaATAACTATATTAATGTTCCGACAATAGCTCTAGAAGATGGTTGATGTTAGCTTTTATCTTTACCTGGATGATGTAAAGAGTGCGAACTTGTCCAGGCCCTAACAAGCATTACTCATCTGTAATAGAAACAAATGGTAATGAGTACCAAGAAATTATTATTTGATCTTTTGATCATAGAACCaccatgtttacttttatttactGGAATAATCCTTTTCCACAAAATACATTTCAAGACTTGAAGATACACAAAGAGGAAACACTGAATAAACCAAGCAGATAAAACGTTGCTAAGTATCATACCGTATAATGAATATAGCAAATGGATTGTTTAGCCTTTTTTACCTTATCATATTGTACATACAAATTCACTAGGTAGCTTCCAAAGCGAAATATTCAAGGACTAACACCGATGATCGTCTTGCTAAAGTATCAATCTACGGAACTCACTAACTCAGTATCTTTATTTGACAATTTTATCTGAAGCAAATGCTACATCTTCATTACATATGATAACTTTACATATAGATACAATTTTCTCTTCATGTAAACCCAGCCGTATTCAATCTACAAGTCCCCATGCCTTTCTAGAAACATCCCACTACTGTAACGTTTCCTAGTCTGGATCATAGCaaacaaaaaagaacaaaagCATCTACTTACATTGAAGATTCCTTTCAGATTTTATGACTACGGCTATCAGCTTTATACATTATTGTCGTCATTTCCCAATTCAAGAATCAGGATTAGGCCTGGACGTTTTTAACTCAACCCGAAGTACCGACCTTAACCCGAACCGgaaaaaccaaaaccgaaaccgaatccgaactgttttacaaaaatatccgaatgggacTTTATGAGCTTACTACTTTGGACTTTGGTtataacccgaaccgaaccgaaatccgaattaGAATCCGAAGATAtccgaaattagttaaatatgttaatgtttttatatatattaaggtgatttagacattttagagtattcaaaatatttttgtagtttgttttatttgttattttaaatactttttagttaatttagatagtttaactaatttttaattagatttgtaaataatttctatattttgaaatttttttggtcaattttcgaggtttttaaaaatatatttttgtacgaTTTTAAACATTGGTTAAATCCGATCAGAACCGAACCCGaaaggaaccgaaccgaacccgatccgataattAGTAAAAACCGAATGGTACTTATGAGCATAACACCGAAAATCCGAATCACCCGAACCGAaacgaacgcccaggcctaatCAGGATACATGGGTAGCATGCTAACTACTATCAACATTCCATCAAATTAAACCAACAGAGAGACATACAAAAGAATCAAAAGCACTTAGAAAGATTCATACTCAAGGGGCAATAGCAAGTTTCTTCCGTACAATTAACCATCACAAACCTATAGTATTGTCAAAATGGAAATAACTCAGCTCCAGAAGGATACACTTTCACTAAATCAACAAAGCCAAATTAATTCAAGTGACAATCTCTCACATATTCAAATGATTCACAACACTCAGTCCTGAGCCTAATCTAACATGTCAACAAAAcatcaatgaaaacaaaacacaaaaggAGCTCATCAATCACTAAAGCACAAACCTTTGATATGGCGGTGTTCATGACGAGCACCAGCACCAGCACCAGCACCAgcaacatcatcttcatcatcatccccACCGGTCTTAACAGTAACAACAGGCCCAGGCCCATCACGATCCTCAGGGTACCTCACCACGACAACAGGACAAACACAGTGGTGAAGACAGTAATCACTGACAGACCCAAGCTTCCCATCACTCCCTTTCTTCTCAGCACCAAACCCTCTACTCCCCATGATCACCGCACTCAAACCAAGCCTCTCGATCTCAAGGCACAGCCGCTCCCTCATATCGTGATCCTTCACTATATGGATCTTATAAGGAAACCCGCTCTCCTTCAACGGCTTCGCCAGATCCGCCACCTTGGACGCGGTGAAGGCGTCGAAGTCCTCCTGGCTAGGCTGATCCGACGGATTTTCCTGGGTTTTGAGGGGGAGCGGGCCCCAGTCGGCGCCGAAGAGGACGGAGGTGGGGGAGACGTGGAGGAGGACGACGGCGTCTCCGGGGCGGATGTAGTGATCCACGGCCCAGCGGACGGCGTAGGCACTTTCTTCCGAGAGGTCGATTGCGACTCCGATTTTGCGGCGGGCTCCGGCGGTGGGAGTCGGGGTGGCGGCGGAGGAGGGGGTGGAGGaggagtggtggtggtggggggAAGGAGGGTGGTGGATCTTGATGGTGGGGAGCTGAGGGTGATCGGGATCTGGGTTCATGGTTTCGAACGAAGATGGTGTCTTTGATCGTTGGGAagtgatgaacaagagagagttTTTGAATCAGAGAGCAGAGGAAAgaggagaggaggaagaagagaagaagcctgttttctcgatttgtttactttCTCGAACTTTCTTCTTTtctaacattaattaatttggtttggtttccaGCTTTTGGTTTGTGTTCGATTATAAGTTCGGTTCAGTTTGATTTTAGAAAACTTTACAAAAATGGTTGTCGATCCAGTTCAGTTGTTGGTTAATtcgatatttttaaaaaataatcaaatttggaATGAACTAACCAAAATTGCAAACCGATTTTAACCAAAATTGTTTAAATGTTACCAAAGTTAAAGTCTAATTAATCaacagaatttttaaaaactgaaccaaaattCTTTTGAGTTCtagttgataaaattttatgagAACTAAACTAACCGAAAAAGAACTATCcaatcgaaccgaaccgaaccgcaTGCCTAAATTAATATACTGAAAGCATAAGGAatacatgaatcaaagttataACTGGTTGCTTTGCTAGTTGCATTGACTTCCTCAGTTCTATTCTTGCATtgtattagttttctcttttggaGTCCAAAGAAATCTCCACCAAATGGTTCCTAGTTGAATGAGTGTGTGACTTTGTGGTTAAAGATTTGTGTAGTTTGGAAACCAGCTCTTCCTTGTTTGGAAAAATTGAGGATATTGATCCTGGACAGTGCCTATGTTTGGAAGATGAATTTGTCTTAACTCCTAAGTACTTCAGATTAGGTGATATGAATCTGAGATGTATTCAAACAGTATAATGTGTTTAGTTGTTAGATGCTTAAttgaaaacatttatatttgaCTTGTAAAGCTTTTAGTATACTGGaattgatattaataaatcaaaagcATGTGGGTTCAGAACGATTATTGACTTAGCAAAACCCAAGATTGTGTTGATCATAAGGATATAGAGAAACTTGTTTGGTGGAAGAAGCCTTCTCTTGATTCTTGAAGATTGAGAGACTCTGAAAGGAGAGGTTCTTTAATGGATGCAATGAATTTATATATGATCATGAGCTTAACAAAAGATTCTTTaattatatagattttaaatgtagAGCTTTTATTGGGCCTTGATTGGGCCTaaacagaataaaaatgaagatcGAAGCCTAAACTGATCATGAACTTAAGTTATTTACACAAATGCCCTCATCTCTTTGATCAAACAATTAACAGGAAAGAAAGGGGAGTATCTTTCtgatctctcttctcttccaTGTTATCAAGTTAGGAGCGATCTCGGATCTTGTCAAAGACACCCAGATGGCAAACTATCTGGCTCAGTTCCAGACGATTAAGAACTCCTGCGATCGCATCGTCGCCGCCGGTAAACCTCTCCATTCTGTTTTCCTCCTATTTAGTTTCGTCGATTAGGATCTGTACTACTTCTCAGAGGTTTGCCACATTTTGCGATCTCATAGTCAGCTTTTAGTGGGAAGATCTAATTTTGTAATCGTAAATCAAAGTTTGAAGTCCGATAAAGAGCTGAAATTCACAATGTGATCTTGTTGGTTGCTACATTCTTTTTTCGGAGCTTCAGATGTTAAACATTTGTAATATTGTTGCGAAGATTTTCATCTCATTTGATTGCATCTTTGAACTTACTGAATCATTACTCTAACGTTTGTTATTAAGCCAAGGCTTGACCAGTGATGGATTCAATCCCATGGACTATTATCCTTTTGTTTCTGATAATCTATTAACTCTACTTGCTCTTTTATATTAAGacgttttctctcttttttctcctTTACTTGTGGATCTGACTTACCTCTTCTCGTTCATTACAGTCGAAGATGTGTCTGATCTATGGCCCACAGTTAAAGAATTGTTTGAACAACATCAGCCATTGAAGAGAGCAGTCTTGACTAACAAGACTCGGAATCCTGTTCTTGTTGAGAACTTGCCGGTTGAGTTCATATTAACTACAGACGCCAGGCTTCGCAGTCGCTTCCCGCATGAGCAGTATTTGTACTGGTTCCGAGAACCATACGCAACTATTGTTCTTGTCACCTGTGAGGTACTTGTCTTGTTGTTATCTTGTTTTTCGTTTTTCTGCCTCATTTTTTGGCAATGGATACACTGTACACTTgcaaatactaaaatatgaaacaaagatGATGTTCTGTATTGGTTTATACTCTTATGAGTTATCACTTATTTGGTTACGTTTTATATCCTTGGCCTTGCAGGATCTTGATGAGTTTAAGAACATTCTTAAACCGCGTCTGAAATTAATTGTTCAGAACGATGAGAAGGAATGGTTTATTGTATTTGTATCTAAGGCTCACCCGAGTAATGATCAAGCAACTAAGAATGCCAAGAAAGTATATGCCAAGCTTGAAGTTGATTTCAGTTCCAAAAAGAGAGAAAGGTTAGTATTGCAGTTTCGgacagtgttttttttttgctttaatacATGCGGCCTAGAACCAAAGTAAAACCATGCCAGCTTCTCAAAGAGGCTTGATTGCTCGTATTGATAAATAACTCTTACCAAAATTATATCAGGATAAACAGTTTCACAATTGCACTAACTCATATATTTTTGCTAAATGCATAAGCTAAACCCATTTATCAGTAATGACTCGTTGTAACGAAGTTATCTTTAGATTAGTTACCTAAGATAATGCAGAAGGAGTAGAACTGTAGAAGCTACTACACATGTTCATATACGTGATCAGATTAACTCGAATCTATGTGTGCCATACTTTTAAGGTGCTGTAAGCTGGATATACATGGCCCGGACGCAAACTTTTGGGAGGATCTAGAATTAAAGATTACCGAGTGCATCAGGAATACCTTGGATAGGCGCGTTCAATTCTACGAGGATGAGATTCGCAAACTCACCGAGCAGCGGTTTATGCCAATATGGAACTTTTGTAACTTTTTCATCCTAAAGGTTATCTCTCTTCTCTATTTCAGAAAGGGAAGCGAAATGTGGCTGCTATGCAGATGAATATATGGTTTAAAATTCTGTTTCTTCCTGTTTATAATTTGGTTTTGTACTGTTTTGCTAAAGTCTCTGATGGAAAATTTTGAGTCCCTTTTGTTATCTTCCATAGTATGAGAAGAATCTTCATCTTTTGAACTTAAAAATACCACTGTTGGTCCTTGCAGTCTCATTTGATGAAACTTCATTTTCTTAAAGGTCTTTATGTTCAATTCTGTCTCAGGAAAGTTTGGCTTTCATATTTGAGATTGCTCATCTTCATGAAGATGCTTTACGTGAATATGATGAACTAGAGCTCTGCTATTTGGAAACAGGTTCTTTTCTTACCCCTGTGTCTATCTCTAGCATATCCGTGGCAGTAAAAATCCACGGTTATTTTGCATATGTTAATTCATAGCGGGAAAGATAGattatatgtaatattataTTCTTAGGTTTAGAAAAACCTGACGTCTCTCTTTATCTTTTGAAGCGTTTGAGATCAGTAGTCATATAACAAACTAGAAAAGAATTCCAAGTTTTTTACTCAAATTAATCTATTATGCATTAACTACAATGCAGTTAATATGCCTGGGAAACAGAGGGATTTTGGAGGATTCGACAGTGAAGATGACCAAGCTGCGCTGCTGAAACCAGGAAGCAAACCACTGACACAGATGGTTCATGATGATTCTTTTAGAGAGTTTGATTTTAGACAGTATCTCTTTGCCTGTCAATCTCGGGTTAGTGTACACAAGAGCATCATATTGATACAGTGCCTTTTCGCTTTCACAATTGTAGCATCAACTTTTCATTAGCTTACATGCATGTGGTTTCTCGCAGCTGTTGTTCAAGTTGAATCGTCCTTTTGAAGTTTCATTTAGGGGATATTCTTTTGTTATTAGCTTTGCAAAGGCCTTGACCTTCCATGAGGTATTTTATACTTTACTAAACAAATCCTTACTATTATACCTCTGATTTGTTGATCTTTCGTCCTTATTTATCCTCTTTTTCGATATGTAGAGTGTACTTCCCTTCTGTTTGCGGGAAGTTTGGGTATTGACTGCATGTTTAGCGCTGCTCGATGCAACTGCTTCTCATCACAATGATGGCGTTGTTGCACCTGATATTGAGAAGGAGTTCTACCGTCTTCAGGGTGATCTCTATTCACTGTCACGGCTTAAGGTAGAAATCTTTTTGCTTTCAGAATTGGGAGAATGCACACAACCTTTGTTTCTCTCAGTCTGAATGGAGCTCcccgttaatatatatata encodes:
- the LOC111202874 gene encoding zinc finger protein CONSTANS-LIKE 1, whose protein sequence is MEKMKCELCEGVARMFCESDQASLCWDCDGNVHGANFLVAKHARCLLCSACQSPTPWKASGLRLCPTVSICESCLARKNNSGAGSNSYGEDDGAESYDEDEEDEESDDEEEEEAENQVVPCDAAAAVQESPVMSSSSSVSSGDERFSLVAKRTRQDSELNSSDEESNDESRPLKRLTRDATSPRSTAMMKSTLKIKRL
- the LOC106390104 gene encoding universal stress protein PHOS32, with amino-acid sequence MNPDPDHPQLPTIKIHHPPSPHHHHSSSTPSSAATPTPTAGARRKIGVAIDLSEESAYAVRWAVDHYIRPGDAVVLLHVSPTSVLFGADWGPLPLKTQENPSDQPSQEDFDAFTASKVADLAKPLKESGFPYKIHIVKDHDMRERLCLEIERLGLSAVIMGSRGFGAEKKGSDGKLGSVSDYCLHHCVCPVVVVRYPEDRDGPGPVVTVKTGGDDDEDDVAGAGAGAGARHEHRHIKDE